In one window of Desulfovibrio litoralis DSM 11393 DNA:
- a CDS encoding AAA family ATPase, with amino-acid sequence MLKSIYIKGFKCFADNRFDLAPLTVLAGYNSSGKTSFLQILALLHQTACESGKLESLILNGCVVHLGRVSDILSRTHSRNKINIEIAHTKDTLWSREYVANDLTPFNLKVYNQDKHKGKDKDITPLFKKTTYLSADRLGPREMHSLEDSTQYNSVGVRGERAISRIYSEKNSIISELILPKVSPQPFRQLEAYMQKIFPDFLLKIQQITGSNYATLEMSSDNSVGYVRPQNIGFGLSYTLPIYVACLTAKKDDIILLENPEAHLHPSAQSKMGEFLASVASVGVQIIVETHSDHLLNGIRKAVKSKTSAISADNVIIHFFSKPSGDGKPQVISPQIDHDGKISTWPEGFFDQYDKDLEQLIDW; translated from the coding sequence GTGCTAAAGTCTATCTATATAAAAGGATTTAAATGCTTTGCTGATAACCGTTTTGATCTTGCACCTCTAACTGTCCTTGCTGGTTACAACTCCTCAGGGAAAACATCTTTTTTGCAAATTTTGGCGTTATTGCATCAAACTGCCTGTGAAAGTGGTAAACTCGAGAGCTTAATACTGAATGGTTGCGTGGTTCATTTAGGCAGAGTCTCAGATATTTTAAGCAGAACACATAGTAGAAATAAAATAAACATTGAAATTGCTCACACAAAAGATACTCTGTGGTCTAGAGAATATGTTGCTAACGACCTAACTCCCTTTAACTTAAAGGTTTATAATCAAGACAAACACAAGGGAAAAGATAAAGATATCACTCCTCTCTTTAAGAAAACAACTTATCTTTCCGCTGATCGTTTAGGGCCAAGAGAAATGCACAGCCTTGAAGATTCAACGCAATATAATAGTGTCGGTGTGCGAGGAGAGCGAGCAATCAGTCGGATTTATTCGGAAAAAAATAGCATCATAAGCGAACTTATCCTACCAAAAGTTAGCCCCCAACCCTTTCGTCAACTTGAAGCTTATATGCAAAAAATATTTCCAGATTTCCTTTTAAAAATTCAGCAGATAACAGGAAGTAACTATGCTACATTAGAGATGTCATCAGACAACAGTGTCGGGTATGTACGACCTCAAAATATTGGTTTTGGGTTAAGCTATACTTTGCCCATTTATGTAGCCTGCTTAACTGCCAAAAAAGATGACATAATTTTATTAGAAAATCCAGAAGCCCATTTACACCCATCAGCACAGTCAAAAATGGGAGAGTTTTTGGCCTCAGTGGCTAGTGTTGGAGTTCAAATTATTGTTGAAACACACAGCGACCATTTATTGAATGGAATTCGCAAAGCGGTTAAATCCAAGACTAGTGCTATAAGTGCAGATAATGTTATAATCCACTTTTTTTCTAAGCCTTCTGGTGATGGCAAACCACAAGTTATTTCCCCACAAATAGACCATGATGGAAAAATATCTACTTGGCCAGAAGGGTTTTTTGATCAGTATGATAAAGACCTTGAACAATTGATTGATTGGTAA
- a CDS encoding plasmid mobilization protein produces MKLEIVEKICTRKFPITMTFRCTLDDRDVIKKRSAETGNSISTFLRKRAVGGRTSAPIQDSRDLAELRQHMGLLKTLVKVNSEVRPLLKAVEHLIAKMTEKVG; encoded by the coding sequence ATGAAACTTGAAATTGTTGAAAAAATTTGTACTAGAAAATTTCCAATTACTATGACATTTCGTTGTACACTTGATGACAGAGATGTGATTAAAAAAAGAAGTGCCGAAACAGGCAATTCTATTTCTACATTTTTACGCAAACGAGCAGTGGGTGGTCGTACCTCTGCTCCCATCCAAGATAGCCGTGATTTAGCTGAACTCCGTCAACACATGGGCCTCTTGAAAACACTGGTTAAAGTAAATTCAGAGGTTCGCCCATTATTAAAAGCTGTTGAACATCTCATTGCAAAAATGACTGAAAAAGTAGGGTAG
- a CDS encoding relaxase/mobilization nuclease domain-containing protein, whose protein sequence is MSEYIGVIIKQISTDGARDISATSRYMQKLITEGHKTPVDDLGILSGSMNCVSQDRHGQLREIDNYLKLHGNLKSSQAASHQIISYPQGFIPTRLQIERDVKILLQKYGMQDHPVIWDVHNDTNNIHIHLLISRVSLTPDKSGKYLIADNGFIKTKTTKEKTKSGKTRIRGPRTDWASCRQSAIHVIGEAYGWPPPENLRCTKEGKLIKRSTQKDNHSDGTRIKERKTGKKSKQRQLAEVSKEIFDKAAIEHKDTGARFWAIADRMFAEKVIEITIKFFDDGKPGGILTGPDNRKCSFSKCGKKYSARSLVEKYGLPSNNDGACPNEYSLQPFEYKDLLTPEEIKKRLLPIFKNAENWDSLIDTSTEFGKIKRSGGGLVFVFNNNSDTIKFSEISNKYSLSRLEKVFGQCPLPKTKFEAQEEYQAKLIEELIEQPETQQVRYIPKIPLLSQIKQQQFTKEYHYVAGILGKPEQPKQQQPEQQPMSRRIEPRPTAKKNLLVKHTRTSIESIPISQERTVRHPVENQETERETIMGPRA, encoded by the coding sequence ATGTCTGAATATATCGGTGTCATAATTAAACAGATATCAACAGATGGTGCAAGAGACATCTCTGCCACTTCACGCTACATGCAAAAACTTATTACAGAAGGGCATAAAACGCCAGTTGATGATCTTGGCATATTGTCAGGTTCAATGAATTGTGTGTCACAAGATCGTCATGGTCAACTTCGTGAAATTGACAACTATTTAAAACTGCATGGAAATTTAAAATCGTCACAAGCTGCCTCTCATCAAATTATAAGTTATCCTCAAGGATTTATCCCTACACGTCTACAAATCGAGCGTGATGTTAAAATCCTGCTTCAAAAATATGGAATGCAGGATCACCCGGTAATCTGGGATGTACACAACGATACCAATAATATTCATATCCACCTGTTGATTAGCCGTGTTTCCCTAACACCAGATAAATCTGGAAAATATCTTATCGCCGACAATGGATTTATAAAAACCAAAACTACTAAAGAAAAAACAAAGTCAGGTAAAACTAGAATTCGAGGTCCAAGGACGGATTGGGCATCTTGCCGTCAGTCGGCAATTCATGTGATTGGTGAAGCCTATGGGTGGCCACCTCCTGAAAACTTGAGATGCACAAAAGAGGGAAAGCTAATCAAGCGTAGTACTCAAAAAGATAACCATTCCGATGGAACCCGTATCAAAGAGAGAAAGACCGGCAAGAAGTCAAAACAACGCCAACTTGCTGAGGTTTCAAAAGAAATTTTTGACAAAGCTGCCATTGAGCACAAGGATACAGGAGCAAGATTCTGGGCAATTGCAGACCGCATGTTTGCTGAAAAAGTAATTGAAATCACCATTAAATTTTTTGACGACGGAAAGCCTGGCGGAATCCTAACTGGTCCAGACAATCGCAAATGCTCTTTCTCAAAATGTGGAAAAAAATATTCAGCAAGGTCTTTGGTAGAGAAGTATGGTCTGCCTTCCAATAATGATGGGGCATGCCCTAATGAATATTCCTTACAACCTTTTGAATATAAAGACCTTTTAACCCCTGAAGAGATTAAAAAAAGGTTGTTGCCAATTTTCAAAAATGCCGAAAATTGGGATTCATTAATAGATACTTCTACTGAATTTGGAAAAATCAAACGTTCAGGCGGTGGTTTAGTTTTTGTTTTTAATAATAATTCAGACACTATTAAATTTTCTGAAATCAGTAATAAATACTCTCTAAGCAGGCTTGAAAAAGTTTTTGGCCAATGCCCACTTCCCAAAACGAAGTTTGAAGCCCAAGAGGAGTACCAAGCCAAGCTTATCGAAGAACTCATAGAACAACCAGAAACCCAACAAGTGCGGTACATACCCAAAATACCGCTTTTGTCCCAAATCAAACAACAACAATTTACAAAGGAGTACCATTATGTCGCAGGAATACTTGGAAAACCAGAACAGCCAAAGCAGCAACAGCCAGAACAGCAACCAATGTCAAGACGAATTGAGCCAAGACCAACAGCAAAGAAAAATCTATTGGTCAAGCATACAAGAACTTCAATCGAGAGTATCCCGATTAGCCAGGAAAGAACAGTCAGACACCCAGTCGAAAAT
- a CDS encoding DUF262 domain-containing protein produces the protein MLDSQGLNKCDGKKLTSLKLKKTDERLHSEANDNVHIDQDVEGNDEQELDMSDYPLDSLLIRSDTRTIHDVCRRIDQNSYIMDPDFQRAFVWNSKKQSRLIESLLMRIPLPVFYLAERNDGKVIVIDGLQRLTTIHNFIRNKFSLSNLTKGNSPFKGKKFKDFSTKLQNRIEDTQLILYLLDEKVPERARLDIFERVNGGTPLTRQQMRNCMYSGKGTKLLKTLAESNEFLLATDSGLGAKQMRDREVINRFMAFSLFTYQEYKGEMDTFLASALEKMNALEDATLLDLSNKFRISMSRCYKIWEKHSFRKHTEEQTKKSVINIALFDVLSVIMSNELAQKYDSNPQDAQKKFFKLCEDEIFMASISQFTNDLKQVNTRFELANIFFEE, from the coding sequence ATGTTAGACTCACAAGGTTTAAATAAATGTGATGGTAAAAAATTGACAAGCTTAAAATTAAAAAAAACAGACGAAAGACTCCATAGTGAAGCTAACGACAATGTTCATATCGATCAAGACGTTGAAGGAAATGATGAACAAGAATTGGATATGTCGGACTACCCATTAGACAGCTTGCTTATTCGTTCAGATACACGCACTATTCACGATGTTTGTAGACGCATTGATCAAAATTCTTATATTATGGATCCAGACTTTCAAAGGGCTTTTGTTTGGAATTCTAAGAAACAATCTCGCTTGATTGAATCATTACTTATGCGCATTCCTTTGCCTGTGTTCTATCTAGCAGAACGTAACGATGGTAAAGTAATCGTTATTGATGGATTACAACGCTTAACAACAATTCATAACTTTATACGTAATAAATTTTCTTTGAGCAACCTTACAAAAGGCAACAGCCCATTTAAAGGCAAAAAATTTAAAGATTTCAGTACAAAATTACAAAATCGTATTGAAGATACTCAACTGATTCTATACCTTCTTGACGAGAAAGTGCCAGAACGGGCAAGATTGGACATTTTTGAAAGAGTAAATGGTGGAACTCCTCTTACTAGACAACAAATGCGAAACTGCATGTACTCCGGTAAAGGTACAAAATTACTAAAAACGCTTGCTGAAAGTAATGAATTTTTATTGGCTACAGACTCTGGTCTTGGTGCAAAACAGATGAGAGACCGTGAAGTAATTAATAGATTTATGGCATTTAGCTTGTTCACATACCAAGAATACAAAGGTGAAATGGACACCTTTCTCGCTTCTGCATTAGAAAAGATGAACGCATTAGAAGATGCAACGTTATTAGATCTCTCTAACAAGTTTAGAATATCTATGTCAAGATGTTATAAAATCTGGGAAAAACACTCTTTTCGTAAACACACAGAAGAGCAAACAAAGAAGTCTGTTATAAACATAGCATTGTTTGATGTACTTTCTGTAATTATGTCTAATGAATTAGCCCAAAAATATGACTCTAACCCACAAGATGCACAAAAAAAATTTTTTAAACTTTGTGAGGATGAAATTTTTATGGCTTCTATATCTCAATTTACAAACGATTTAAAACAAGTTAATACAAGATTTGAACTTGCAAATATTTTTTTTGAGGAGTAA